Part of the Tidjanibacter massiliensis genome is shown below.
GTCGGAACGTCTTTCGTTTGAGCCCGTCCCGACAACCGAAAGACGACATATCTTTCCCGGCAACGACACGCAATATAAGCAAAAACAATGGAAATATAAAAACATATAATACTCGTTGTATGACAGGAAGATAAGCGCCGAGACAGGGAAAGGCCGGTTGTTTGTACCATAATATTCAGTAACTTTGTAAAAAGAACAAATCCCGGACAATGAAACGGTTGGTGGACAGGCTGCGCCTCGGGGGAGACCTCGGACCGGAAGATTATGCAGCGCTCCTGAAAGGTGCGGCAGAAGGGCCTTTGCTCGCATACGCCATGCAGGCGGCCCGCGAAGTGGCCGTCGCACGTTTCGGTACCGGCATCTTCATCCGCGGCCTGATAGAAATCACGAACTACTGCCGCAACGACTGCTACTACTGCGGCATTCGCCGCAGCAACCGCCGGGTGGAACGCTACCGGCTCTCCCGGGAAGAGATACTCACATGCTGCCGGACGGGCCATACGCTGGGTTTCAGGACGTTCGTATTGCAGGGAGGGGAAGACGCCGCGCTCGACGACGCATGGATAGAGGAGGTCGTGCGGTCCATCCGCCGGGAATTCCCCGACTGCGCCATCACCCTTTCCCTCGGCGAACGCACCCGCGAAGCCTACGAACGTTTCTACCGGGCAGGAGCCGACCGCTACCTGCTGCGTCATGAAACGGCCACACGCGAACACTACGCACAGCTCCATCCGGTCTCTATGTCCTTCGACCACCGCATGCAGAACCTGCGGGAGCTCAAGGAAATCGGCTACCAGACAGGAACGGGAATCATGGTGGGCAGTCCGTGGCAGACGACGGAGCATCTGGTGCGCGACATCCTGTTCATCGCGGAGTTCCGGCCGCAGATGATAGGCCTGGGACCTTACATTCCGCAGAACGATACGCCGTTCGCCGGGCAGCCCGCCGGCAGCATCCGCACGACGCTCATGCTGCTGGCCATCTTCCGGCTGATGTTCCCCGACGCACTCATCCCTTCCACGACGGCGCTGGCCACGCTCGCTCCCGACGGACGCGAGCAGGGGATTCTCGCCGGTGCCAACGTGGTCATGCCCAACCTTTCGCCCCCGGCCAACCGTGCCAAATACGCGCTCTACAACGACAAGAAGGCGACAGGACTGGAGTCGGCCGAGGGACTGCGCGGACTGGAGGCACAGCTGAATGCCATCGGATACCGCATCTCCTACGAGCGGGGCGACTACAAACCTTCTGACACGCAGTAACTACCATACAGCGCACGCGGGCACTTGCGACAAAAACCAACCACCAAAAAACAAACGACAGTTCCACAACCAAATCAATAAAATGAAAAAGCTCAGCATTTTATTATTGACAGGTACTCTGCTTTGTCTGTCCGGAGGCTGTGACTCCTATCGCAACAGGGATACCCGGATTGCCATATCTTATCTCTGTGTGGGACAAGACGACATGTTCGAACTCTACGACATAACGGCGACTTATTCGGACGGAAAAGGGAGAGTCCATACGTCGCCCGTCACATCCTTTCCCTGGAAGGTCGAATACTCCTATATGCCGCTGGGAGTCCATGCGCAACTCGAAATCAATTTTCAACCGAAACCTCATATCGTCCGAAAAGAGAGTTATACCGTAGGGTGCAACGCCTACATCAACTGGGACTGCCTGCAAGGCGGAGGCGAAAACTACTCAGAAACGGATTGTTATAAAATATCAGCCGAAGAGGTAGATGCTTTTCTAAATAATATGGATAGAAAAATAGCGGAAGGAAAGTATAAACTGAAAAAATCCTTCAATTACGAATAAGTCCGGATTCGTACAGGATTAATTTTACCGACGAAGGGGTTTACCGGAAGCAATGGCAGAGACCGCCCTTTCAACTTTTAAGAAATGCTAAAAACAAGATGTACGACGTAAAATCCAAAGTAGCCGAAGAGTTCATCGACGACGGCGAAATAGTAGAAACGATGGAATACGCGCGGGCCAACAGGCACAACCGCGCCCTGATAGAGCATATACTGGACAAGGCCGAAGCGGCGAAGGGCATCACCCACCGCGAAGCCGCCGTCCTGCTGGAATGCGACCTTCCCGACCTCAACGAACGGATGTTCGCACTGGCCCGCAGGCTCAAGGAGAGGATATACGGCAACCGAATCGTCATGTTCGCGCCGCTCTACCTCTCCAACTACTGCATCAACGGGTGCACCTACTGCCCCTACCATGCGAAGAACAAGACCATGCTCCGCAAGCAACTCTCCCAAAAGGAGATAGAAACGGAAGTCATCGCCTTGCAAGACATGGGGCACAAACGGCTGGCGCTCGAAGCGGGCGAGCACCCGCTTAACTCCATCGAATACATTCTGGAGAGCATCCGCACCATCTACAACGTCAAGCACAAAAACGGAGCTATCCGCCGCGTGAACGTGAACATCGCCGCAACCACGGTGGAGAACTACCGGAAACTCGCCGAGGCGGGCATCGGCACCTACATCCTGTTTCAGGAGACCTACAACAAGGAGAACTACCAAAAGCTTCACCCCTACGGTCCGAAAAGCAACTACGCCTACCACACCGAAGCGATGGACCGGGCGATGGAGGGGGGCATCGACGACGTGGGCATCGGAGTGCTGTTCGGCCTTACGAACTATCTCTACGACTTCATCGGTCTCATCATGCATGCCGAACACCTCGAAGCGGCGCACGGCGTGGGACCGCACACCATCAGCGTACCCCGTATCTGCCCGGCCGACGACATCGACGTGGCCGACTTCGAGAATGCGCTCCCGGACGAAATCTTCCACAAGATAGTGGCCGTCATCCGCATCAGCGTACCTTATACGGGCATGATAATCTCCACGCGCGAAACGCAGTCCTCGCGTGAAAAGGTGCTCGAACTCGGCGTATCGCAGATTAGCGGCGGTTCCAACACCGCCGTGGGCGGGTACGACGAGGCCGACCGCAGCGAGGAGGATACGGCCCAGTTCGACGTGAGCGACCATCGCACGCTCGACCAGGTTATCGCATGGCTCATCGACCTGGGTTACGTGCCGAGCTTCTGCACGGCGTGCTACCGGCTGGGGCGCACGGGCGACCGTTTCATGTCGCTCGTCAAGACGGGCCAGATAGCCAACTGCTGCGCTCCCAACGCACTGATGACGCTCAAGGAGTATCTGGTGGATTACGCGTCGCCGCAGACGCGGCTCAAGGGCGAAGCGATGATAGCACGGGAGATGGCTAAGGTACCTAACGAAAAGGTGCGCACGAAGGCCACCGAGAATCTAGCAGCCATCGAACGGGGCGAACGCGATTTCCGCTTCTGACAGCTTGCCGCACAACCCTTTCCGCCAGTTGCCGGAAGGGAAAACGACGAAACGACTACGGATATGGAACAGACACCGAGAGCGAACAGAATACACATAGGCATCTACGGCCGGTGCAACAGCGGCAAATCGTCGCTCATCAACGCCATCACCGGCCAGCAGACGGCCGTGGTATCGGAGGTGGCCGGAACCACGACCGACACCGTAAACAAAAGCATGGAACTTCCCGGCGTGGGCGCCGTGACCTTCATCGACACGGCCGGATTCGACGACACCGGCGAGCTGGGAGCGAAACGGCTCGAACAGACGCGCAAGGCCGCCGACCGGACGGACGTGGCCGTCATCGTCCACGCGGGAGGCGAACCCAGTGCCGAACGGGAGTGGATAGGACTCTTCGGCGAGCGGAACATTCCCGTAGTGCTCGTGCTCAACAAGGCCGACCTGCTGAACGACGAAGCCGCCGCAGTCTCGGCATTGCGTGCGGAGACCGGTATCAATCCGATAGCGGTGAGTGCCCTGACCGGCAAGGGTATCGGGGAACTCATCGCGGCGATAGCCGAAGCCGGACGGGGCGCGACGGACGAGGTCTCCATCACGGGCAATCTCGCCGGGCCTGGCGACGTGGTGATGCTCGTCATGCCGCAGGATGCCCAGGCTCCGAAGGGCAGGCTCATCCTGCCGCAGGTACAGACCATCCGGGAACTGCTCGACAAGGGATGCACGGTCATAAGCTGCGTTCCGGAAGGGATGCGCCGCAGCCTCGATGCGCTGTCCGCACCGCCGAAGCTGGTCATCACCGACTCGCAGGCCTTCGCCACGGTCAGTGCCCTGACACCGCCCGAAAGCCTGCTCACCTCCTTCTCCGTCCTTTTCGCCAATTACAAGGGCGACATCCGCGCCTTTATGGAAGGGGCGGCGGCGATAGACCGCCTGACGGAACAGTCGCGGGTACTGATAGCCGAAGCGTGCACCCACGCCCCGGCAACGGAGGACATCGGACGCGTCAAGATTCCGCGCCTGCTGCGCAAACGGATAGGCGAAGGGCTCGCGGTGGATATCGT
Proteins encoded:
- the hydG gene encoding [FeFe] hydrogenase H-cluster radical SAM maturase HydG; protein product: MYDVKSKVAEEFIDDGEIVETMEYARANRHNRALIEHILDKAEAAKGITHREAAVLLECDLPDLNERMFALARRLKERIYGNRIVMFAPLYLSNYCINGCTYCPYHAKNKTMLRKQLSQKEIETEVIALQDMGHKRLALEAGEHPLNSIEYILESIRTIYNVKHKNGAIRRVNVNIAATTVENYRKLAEAGIGTYILFQETYNKENYQKLHPYGPKSNYAYHTEAMDRAMEGGIDDVGIGVLFGLTNYLYDFIGLIMHAEHLEAAHGVGPHTISVPRICPADDIDVADFENALPDEIFHKIVAVIRISVPYTGMIISTRETQSSREKVLELGVSQISGGSNTAVGGYDEADRSEEDTAQFDVSDHRTLDQVIAWLIDLGYVPSFCTACYRLGRTGDRFMSLVKTGQIANCCAPNALMTLKEYLVDYASPQTRLKGEAMIAREMAKVPNEKVRTKATENLAAIERGERDFRF
- the hydF gene encoding [FeFe] hydrogenase H-cluster maturation GTPase HydF — encoded protein: MEQTPRANRIHIGIYGRCNSGKSSLINAITGQQTAVVSEVAGTTTDTVNKSMELPGVGAVTFIDTAGFDDTGELGAKRLEQTRKAADRTDVAVIVHAGGEPSAEREWIGLFGERNIPVVLVLNKADLLNDEAAAVSALRAETGINPIAVSALTGKGIGELIAAIAEAGRGATDEVSITGNLAGPGDVVMLVMPQDAQAPKGRLILPQVQTIRELLDKGCTVISCVPEGMRRSLDALSAPPKLVITDSQAFATVSALTPPESLLTSFSVLFANYKGDIRAFMEGAAAIDRLTEQSRVLIAEACTHAPATEDIGRVKIPRLLRKRIGEGLAVDIVAGADFPKDLSRYDLVIHCGACMFNRRHVLSRLALASAQHIPMTNYGITIAHLTGILDRVVYPGMEGRPQGTDTAATA
- the hydE gene encoding [FeFe] hydrogenase H-cluster radical SAM maturase HydE — protein: MKRLVDRLRLGGDLGPEDYAALLKGAAEGPLLAYAMQAAREVAVARFGTGIFIRGLIEITNYCRNDCYYCGIRRSNRRVERYRLSREEILTCCRTGHTLGFRTFVLQGGEDAALDDAWIEEVVRSIRREFPDCAITLSLGERTREAYERFYRAGADRYLLRHETATREHYAQLHPVSMSFDHRMQNLRELKEIGYQTGTGIMVGSPWQTTEHLVRDILFIAEFRPQMIGLGPYIPQNDTPFAGQPAGSIRTTLMLLAIFRLMFPDALIPSTTALATLAPDGREQGILAGANVVMPNLSPPANRAKYALYNDKKATGLESAEGLRGLEAQLNAIGYRISYERGDYKPSDTQ